A single region of the Lycium barbarum isolate Lr01 chromosome 2, ASM1917538v2, whole genome shotgun sequence genome encodes:
- the LOC132626910 gene encoding transmembrane 9 superfamily member 1-like, whose translation MLSFARSLSIFVIFFLFLAYPSFAKYQADEAVTLWVNKVGPYNNPQETYNYYSLPFCHPGDGGHKWGGLGEVLGGNELIDSRIDIKFKRDVEKSTICELVLDAAKVQQFKDAIEHSYWFEFFMDDLPLWGFVGEVLTDRNRDTKHVLYTHKNFLIQYNKDRIIHVNLTQENPKPLEEGRRLGMTYSVKWVPTSITYERRFDVYLDYPFFEHQIHWFSVFNSFMMVIFLTGLVSMILMRTLRNDYAKYAREDDDLESLERDVNEESGWKLVHGDVFRPPQNLALLSAVVGTGAQLTTLVLLVIIFAIIGMLYIGRGAITTTFIVCYALTSFIAGYVSGGLYSRNGGKKWIKSMILTASLFPFMCFGIGFILNTIAIFYGSLAAIPFGTMVVVFVIWGFISFPLALLGTVVGRNWSGTPNNPCRVKTIPRPIPEKKWYLTPSVISLMGGLLPFGSIFIEMYFVFTSFWNYKVYYVYGFMLLVFIILIIVTVCVTIVGTYFLLNAENYHWRWTSFFSAASTALYVYLYAIYYYHVKTKMSGFFQTSFYFGYTMMFCLGLGILCGAVGYLGSNLFVRRIYRNIKCD comes from the exons ATGCTCTCATTTGCCCGATCCCTTTCTATTTTTGTCATCTTCTTTCTATTTCTTGCATACCCATCTTTTGCAAAG TATCAAGCGGATGAAGCTGTCACTCTTTGGGTAAATAAAGTTGGACCTTATAATAATCCGCAAGAGACGTACAACTATTACAGCCTTCCATTCTGTCATCCTGGTGATGGTGGTCACAAGTGGGGTGGCCTTGGCGAAGTTCTTGGTGGGAATGAGCTTATTGATAGCCGAATTGACATAAAGTTCaaaa GAGATGTGGAGAAAAGCACAATCTGCGAACTTGTATTGGATGCAGCAAAAGTGCAGCAATTTAAGGATGCAATCGAACATTCATATTGGTTTGAATTTTTTATGG ACGATTTGCCATTATGGG GTTTCGTGGGTGAAGTGCTTACTGATAGAAACCGAGATACCAAGCATGTGCTCTACACACACAAGAATTTTCTTATTCAATACAACAAAGACCGG ATCATTCATGTGAACCTAACTCAAGAGAACCCAAAGCCATTGGAGGAAGGAAGACGCTTGGGCATGACATACTCTGTAAAATGGGTTCCAACAAGTATTACTTATGAACGCCGGTTTGATGTATACTTGGATTACCCCTTTTTTGAACACCAG ATCCACTGGTTCTCTGTTTTCAATTCGTTCATGATGGTTATTTTCCTCACTGGCTTAGTGTCTATGATTTTGATGCGCACTCTTCGTAATGATTATGCTAAATATGCCCGTGAAGATGATGATCTGGAGAGTCTG GAGAGAGATGTAAATGAAGAGTCTGGTTGGAAACTTGTCCATGGTGATGTCTTCCGACCTCCACAAAATTTGGCCCTGCTTTCAGCTGTTGTTGGCACTGGTGCTCAGCTTACAACACTTGTTCTCCTTGTCATCATATTTGCTATTATTGGAATGTTATACATAGG GAGAGGAGCTATTACTACAACCTTTATTGTATGTTATGCTCTTACATCATTCATTGCCGGATACGTGAGTGGTGGCCTCTACTCTCGTAATGGTG GTAAAAAGTGGATAAAGTCAATGATCCTTACGGCATCACTTTTCCCCTTTATGTGCTTTGGCATTGGGTTCATTCTAAACACGATTGCTATATTTTATGGATCTTTAGCTGCTATTCCCTTTGGGACAATGGTGGTGGTTTTTGTTATTTGGGGTTTCATTTCATTCCCCCTGGCACTTCTTGGTACTGTTGTAGGAAGAAACTGGAGTGGCACGCCAAACAATCCGTGCCGTGTTAAGACCATACCCCGCCCTATCCCTGAGAAGAAATGGTACCTCACACCATCTGTAATTTCTCTCATGGGAGGTCTTCTTCCCTTCGGCAGCATTTTCATTGAGATGTATTTTGTCTTCACTTCCTTCTGGAACTACAAG GTCTACTATGTCTATGGTTTTATGCTGCTTGTATTTATTATTCTCATCATTGTTACTGTTTGTGTGACAATTGTGGGCACATATTTCTTGCTGAATGCGGAGAACTACCATTGGCGGTGGACTTCATTCTTTTCTGCTGCCTCAACAGCTCTTTATGTTTATCTTTACGCGATATATTACTATCACGTAAAGACTAAGATGTCCGGTTTCTTCCAGACCAGCTTTTACTTTGGCTACACTATGATGTTCTGCCTTGGCCTTGGTATCCTCTGTG GTGCTGTAGGATATCTCGGCTCTAATTTGTTCGTTAGGAGGATTTACAGAAATATCAAGTGTGATTGA